The stretch of DNA TTTTTCCGTCGCGCAGCACTTTCAGCCGCAGTTTTTTACCGCTGCAGTTTTCGATGATACGTGCAAGTTCTTTTGCGTCAGCCGGCTTTTTGCTGTCTATCTCCAATATGGAATCTCCGGGCAAAAGCCCTGATTTGGAAGCAGGGGTTTCAGCTCCGTTTTCACCGACGCTGACCACGACGACGCCCTCGGTTTTAAGGCGGATCCCGAACGCATCCCCTACCGCGACCACGGCGTCGTCATCGACGATGCGCACATCGACTGATTTAACCGGCACAATTCCGAACATCAATTCCGCTTTGTAACCCGAACCGGCTGCCAATGCAGTCACCGCAGTGTCGGTTTTGAGCGCGAGCCGCCCGTCAGAAAACGGCGAGCCGCCTGCAGTTATATAGAACACATCGGGATATGACCCCGTGCAATAGCAAATTACGCAAATCAACGCAAACACCGCCAATCCGGCCGCACCCGCTAATTTCCGAATAATTTTTTTCGCGTTCGAATTTTTCATATTAAAAATTGTCCCCTAATAAATCCCGGGGACATCCTTCCATCCCTTTATTGCGGCCGTTTCGCCTTGCGCCCGCACTCCTATTCTCGGCTGCGCCCTTCGGAATATAAGTGAAAATATTTGATAAATTTCATCCCTTTTATAGATTTTTGAATGCTGCCGTGGTATAATAACGCTTACGGTAACTTTTTGGATTTCGGGTTGAAAAAAATTTGAAAAATCACACGTTTGCAATGAATTTCAATCCGATGAGAAAGGATGTCTGCCTTCATGCCAGAGATAAAACCGGAACAGATCGCCGATGCGGTCTCGTTTACCGCGATTGATAATAATTTTTTCAAGACGGTCCGTATTTCCGTCAATTTCGTTCTCCCGCTCTCAAAGGCAACCGCCGCACCAAACGCGGTACTGCCTTTTATTTTGTGCCGCGGAAAGGATTTTACAGCTACCAAACGCCGACTGGAAAATCTTTTCGGCGCGCAGCTGAATCCGCGTGTTCAAAAAGTCGCCGACCGGCAGGTGCTGTCGATCGATCTCGAGTTGGTCAAGTCGGAATACGCAAAAAAAGACCTGCTTCCCGAGGCGGCCGAACTCCTGTGCGAACTGATCACCGATCCGCCCGCAAGCCGCGGCGCGTTTTTAAAAAAAGATACCGAAGCCGAAAAGCAGAACGTCTGCGGCTTGATTTTGGCTGAGCAAAACGACAAGCGCACGCTGGCCGTCAAACGCTGCACCGCAATCATGTTCGACGGCGAACCCTATGGGTTGGATAAATACGGAGAACTGGACCAGTTTACCGCTCTCGACGGCAAAACCCTTTATAAAGCCTGGCAAAATATGCTCAAAACAGCTGTTGTCGAGATCATCTTTATCGGCACTGCCGGCGCGGAGGAAGTCAAAAAGATCTTTGTCAAATACCTCGGCGGTAAGCGTGAACCGGTCTCTTTCGGCGCCGTTCAAAAACCCAACCCCTGCGAGGAATACGGCGAAGTCGAGGAGCGCATGAACATCACGCAGGCCAAGCTGATCATGGGCTATCGCACTACCGACATTTTGCCCGGTGATTTGAGGGCGTTCGAGGTCATGCGCTCGCTGTTCGGCGGTTCGACGACTTCCAAACTATTCTCCAACGTCCGCGAAAAACTCAGTTTGTGTTATTACTGCTCTGCTTCCTATAACAAATTCTTAGGGCTTCTGATGGTAGACAGCGGCGTTCTCGAGGAAAACGTCCGAAAAGCCCGCGAATCCATCGATGCCCAACTGAAAGCTATCGGAGACGGCGATTTTACAGATGCCGATATTGAGGGCGCGAAGCTCTATCTGCAAAATATCTACCGCTCGACCGAGGGGTCCCTGCAGCAGCTCTCGGCTTATTGGCTGTCCGAGATTCTGGCCGGTACGATGCGCTCCCCGAACGGCGCCGCCGATTCGTTCGACGCCGTGACCCGGGATCAGGTCATCGCCGCGGCAAAAAGCTGTTGGCTTGACACGGTCTATCTGCTGGCCGGCCAAAAGGAGAAGACAGAATGATCTACCAAAGTAAAATATTAAACGAGACCACCGAGATCCTCAGCCACCATAGCGGCCTGACGGTGATTTTATGCCAAAAACCGGGCGCAGTGAGTAACTATGCGGGTTTCTGCGCCAAATACGGTTCGATTGATACCCGATTCAAATTAAAAACCGATGACAGTTATACCGAGATCGTCGACGGGGTCGCGCATTTTTTGGAGCACAAGCTCTTCGAGAGTGAGCAGGGCGACGCATTTACGCTGTTCGCGAAGACCGGAGCGAGCGCCAACGCCGCGACTTCGTTTGATAAAACCAATTATTATTTCACCACGACCCGAAATTTTTACGAAGCTTTAAAGATCTTGCTCGACTTCGTCACTCACCCTTATTTCACCGATCAGACCATCGCCAAAGAACAAGGAATAATCGGCCAGGAAATCAAGATGTATGATGACATGCCGGGTTGGCGGGTCTATTTCAACTTCCTGGGCGCACTCTATCATAACAGCGCCGTTAAAATCGACATCGGCGGCAGCATCGAGAGCATTTCCAAAATAACGCCTGTTCTGCTCAATAAAATTTATTCGTCTTTTTATTCGCTGCGTAATATGGCTCTCGTCGTCGCGGGTGATTTCGAGCGTGAAAAAGTGCTCTCCCTGTGCGACGAACGTCTCTCGTACGCGCCTGAGATTGAAATTGTGAGAAACGAAAAACCCGAGCCGCCCGAACTTGTTAAAAACTTTGTCAACCAGCAGCTCGAAGTCGTCATGCCGTTGTTTCAGTGCGGCTATAAACTGCGCAAACCGACCGCCAAAGAGGAACCCGTCTATTTCGCGGCAGGCGAGTCGCTCTGCGAACTCGCCATCGGTGAGGGCTCGGCGCTCTACCGGGAGCTTTATGACTCCGGTCTGATCAATTCCAATTTCGGCGGCGGCCTCGATGACAGCCGCGGGCATTGCTGCCTGATTTTCGGGGGTGAAAGCCCTGCCCCCGAGACAGTCGCCGAAAAGATCAAAGCCGCTTTTACCGACCTTTCAAAGGGCATCTCCGACGAGGACTTTTCGCGTATCAAATCCAAGCTCTGCGGCCGGATACTCAACAGCTACAATACCCCCATCGGCGCGGGCCGAATCGCCAACGAGGCCTTTTTCTCCGGTGTCGCGCCGTTTGCGCACGCCGAAGCCTATTTCGGCTTAAAAAAGTCCGACCTCGAATCAATGCTTGCCAATGAAATCGATAATGGCTGTTTCGCGCTTTCAACCGTCACCGGCTTTGAAAAGCAATAAATTCAGCACCCTCCCCACACAAAGCTCCTATACAATACCTCACCATGAACGGCATCACATCGCAAGACCGGTCTGATGAGAAAGGATGTTCTTTTTATGTCCGAATACTGGTATTCGTTCCCGAATCTCGGAATCACCTTCAATATGAATCCGGTCGCTTTCACTCTCGGCTCCTTCGATATTAAATGGAGCTTGATTTTTGCCGTCATCGCGGTCATGATCGGATTTTATCTCTATTTTAAGGCGGTTTCAAAGCAAAAACTCGAAAAAAAACCAACCGCGTTCATCACGGCGGTAACAGTGTTCTTTGCCCTCGTCGGGGCACGGCTTGTCTTCATTATCCCGGCGAATCTCGCCGCAATGGACCAGATGTATTATGAATCGGGCAACTACCCCGACTCCGGATTTTACAATACCTTCTTTAAGATGATCGCATTTTTTGACGGAACCTACGGCGGCATGAACCTTTTCGGCGGTTTGATTTTCGGTTTGATCGCACTCGCAATCATCTGTAAAATGCTGAAAAGTCCGCTGCCGAAATATTTAGACAGCATCGTTTACGCGCTTCCTGCTTCCATTGCGGTTTACTCTCTCGGCTACATAACCGATCAGACCTCTTTCGGCAGGCACACCAATTCCTTGCTTGCCGTCAACAGCGCAGTTATAGAAAAATGGGTTGATGTCATGCGCCTGAACGATATTGCACGCGGCGGCGCTGCCATCGGGCCGAACGTCAAGTGGATTGTCGGAAATCCGGTCGCGCCTACCCCGGTCTATGAGATTTTGGGCTGTATAGCGGTCATCCTCATCGTATATTTGATTTCGAAATACATGTTGTTTATCGGAGAAAAATTCCTTTGGTCACTTGGCCTTTATTCGCTCGTACGCGCTTTCACAGAAAACACACGCATTGATGCCGCACTTTTTTGGAATATGCGCATCAACGTAATGTTTTCCGTGATAGCGGTTTTGGTTTGTGCCATCCTGATCACGGTCATCCGCTGGCAGGTCAGAGAAGGCAAACTGAACCATATCTCACTTTACGTTGATCCCCGTAAAAACAACGGCTTTGAAAACGACACTTTTGTCCAAAAAGTCTATAAGCATGAAGTTGATGCCGCCCCTGATGAAACCGTCGCCGAAGGCCCCGGCGAGGCAGATACAGTCTCCGGTGATACCGGTAATTCGACTCTCGGCGAAGCCGATTCCTTATCCCGACAACCATCTCCCGAACCCGAGACCCCGGAGGGCAAGGGGCAGGTCTGGACGGCGGATGACCCGGGCGGAAATGACGAAAAAAGCGAAACCGACAGCAAATAAACTATCAACGGAGGAAAACGATGGCGATTCTCATTGACGGAAAAGCGCTTGCCGCAAAAGTGAAAGACGAAGTAGCCGAAGATGCGGCTCTGCTGCGGGAAAGAGGGATTGTCCCCTGCCTGACAGTAATTTTAGTCGGCGAGGACTCCGGCTCTCAAATTTATGTGCGCAACAAAAAGAAGGCCTGCGAAGAAAACGGCATCGCTTCGCGATCTTTCGAGCTTCCCGAAAACACTTCCGAAAGCCGGATCTTGGAACTCGTCTCCGAACTGAACGCCGACCCGACGGTCGACGGCATTTTGATCCAGCAGCCGCTTCCGAAACACCTCGACCCGGTCAGGTTGATGGAATCGGTAGATCCGAAAAAAGATGTCGATTGCCTGACCTATGACAGCTGCGGGCGGCTAATGTCGGGCAGGCCGTATTTTCTGCCCTGTACGCCTGCAGGCATCATGCGGATGCTGCTCGAATATAACATCTCGGTCTCAGGGAAGAATTGCGTCGTCGTCGGAAGAAGCGGAATCGTCGGCCGACCGATGGCGATGATGCTGCTCTGGCAAAACGGCACGGTGACGGTGTGCCATTCCAAAACCAAAGATCTCGCCGCCGAGTGCCGCCGCGCCGATATTTTAATTGTGGCCACCGGCAAACGCGATCTCGTCACCGCAGATATGGTCAAAGACGGCTGCGTCGTCATCGACGTCGGAATGAACCGCGACGAAAACGGCAAACTGCACGGCGACGTAGACTTTGTAAATGTCGAGAAAAAGGCTTATGCAATCACGCCCGTACCCGGAGGCGTCGGCCCGATGACTATCGCGATGCTCTTGAAAAACACGATCTCCGCCGCCAAAATGCGTTCGGAACAGAAAAAACAATAAAAAGAGAGGGTGCCTTTGAAGATGAAAAAAACAAGGGTTGTTTTTGCGCTTTTTTTAACGCTTCTGATACTTGCCGGCTGCGCGGCTCCTTCGATTTCCCCGTCCTCCTCGGCTTCAATGCCTGCGGCACCGATCCCAGCGGTCGCAGATAACCCCGCATCGATCACCATCACCAATCAGAAATTTTTCGACGGCGCCGACAGCACGCAAAAAGCTGAATGGCTGACGACGCTCGGTCAAAGTGCCCCTGCTCTGAACATCGGTTCTCTCACACTGGGTGAAAGCGCCTATATCGAAACAATTGTGGATAAAGCGAAAAATAAATCCCTCAGCGGCTTTGTCTATGTTGACAACTATTCCGACCTGTGGAAACTGGTCGACGCGGGCGTGGTCGTCCCGCTCGGCCAATATGTCAAAGACAGCGAAATCTGGGCAGCTCTGCCGGAAAACTTTAAAGCCGCGCTGACTGCCAACGGCTCGGTTTGGGGCATTCCCGCCGACGGCGAATATGTGTTGCCCTGGGTGCGCAGTTACCGCGCCGAATGGCTCGCAGAACTCGATCGCGCCATCCCGGAGAACACCGACGATTTGAAATCTCTGCTGGCTCTGCTCGCAGAGCATGAGGAGGCCGGGATTTACTCCGTCAACGCTGCCGGACTCGCGGACATCTTTGCGGCTTTCGACGCGCCGCTTTCCTACGGCGGTCCGATCGGGTACAACGAGGCCTATTCCGGCATCGTCGACTCCATGCTGACTGACGGCGCAAAAAGCGCTCTTTCCTACCTGCGCGACCTGTACCGGATGGGCGCGATCAACAGCGATTTTCTCACGACAAACTATGACGAACTTGCCAAGGTCATGACCAAGGGTACCGCCGCAAGTACATATTATCCGCTCGGCGGCGCAAAATTGAATTTCGGAGCCACGCTGTCCAAGGAGACGCCTTATCAGGTCTATACCGAATCCGCCGGTGGTCTTAATGGGAAAGGCACTCCGATTACCGTCAAGGGAGGGGCATATTGCCTGCTCACAAACAGCGCCCAACCGCTCGAGACCACCCGGTATTTGCTCAAAATGCTGTGGGGCAGCGAGAGTAATTGGCTTGCCTGCAGCGTCGGCATCACGGGCTATACCAAGACCGAGAGCGGCTTGGTCCTCGATTACGCCGACAGCAAATACACCCTGATCCCGCGCCCGAATCTCTGCGGAACACTGCCCGGCATGTTCGAAGCCAAGACCTATCTGCGGTTTTATACCGATACTCCCGCGGCTGATAAAGAACTCGCGCAGGTAGCTTCCCAGCATTATTACACGATGATCACCGAGGGACTTGCGAACGGTGATTTCTATTTCCGCCATCCGCTTCTCACCGGCATTACATCGGCGACTTATTCCGAAAAGGCGGACGCGTTCAGCACGGCATTTGTCCAATTGCTGAAATCGGCCGTCACAGACCCGAATACCACGGTTGAAAATGCGCTGAGCATTTATAAACAAACCGTAGGAGCATTGGGCGGCGATAAGGTTCTGACCGAAGCCAACGCCGCGCTCGGCGTTTACCCGGCTCAAACCTATATTCCCACAGCAGCTTCCTCCGCATCCTCCGGTACATCCAAAGCTGCGTCATCCGCTTTATCATCATCCGTAACTTCAACCGCTGCCTCTTCGGCAACCTCCGCCGCCTCTCCCGCTGCTTCTTCGAGACCCTAAAGACATAATTAAAAAATAAAGGAACGGACAAAATGAGGGAACTTGGTTTCGACAACAATGCCTATATCAAAATTCAGACCGAGCAGATTTTAAAGCGCATCTCGGAGTTTGACAACAAACTCTATCTGGAGTTCGGCGGAAAGCTCTTCGACGACTATCACGCGTCGCGGGTCCTTCCGGGATTCGAAATCGACAGTAAAATCCGGATTTTGCAAGGCCTGCGCGACCGCTGTGAGATCATCATCGTCATCAACGCGGGCGACATCGAAAAGACCAAAACCCGCTCCGACATCGGCATCACCTATGATATGGACGTTTTGCGTCTCATCGACAACCTGCGGCGGCTGGAGTTGCCTGTGACTGCCGTCGTCATCGCACAGTACTGCGGGCAGCCATCTGCGGATATCTTCCGCAATAAGCTCGAACAGCGCGGAGAGCGCACCGTTATCCACCGTCCCATCCAGGGTTATCCGACCGATGTGGATCTCGTCGTCAGCGACTCCGGCTACGGCGCAAACCCCTATATCGAGACAACGATGCCTTTGGTGGTCGTGACCGCTCCCGGGCCCGGGAGCGGAAAAATGGCGACATGTCTGTCCCAGCTTTATCATGAGCACTGCTGCAATGTCCGCGCGGGTTATGCGAAATACGAGACCTTTCCGATCTGGAACCTGCCGCTTAAACACCCCATCAATTTGGCTTATGAAGCCGCAACCGCCGACCTTAACGACGTCAATATGATCGACCCGTTCCATTTGGAGGCCTACGGCAAAACTGCGGTAAACTATAACCGGGATATCGAGATTTTCCCTATTGTAAAAACGATTTTAAACCGCATCATGGGCCGGGATCTGTATAAATCCCCGACCGACATGGGCGTGAACATGGCGGGATTTTGCATCAGCGACGACAAAGTCTGCCGCGAAGCCGCCAAACAGGAGGTCATCCGCCGCTATTTCAAGAGCAGCTGCGACTGCAAACAGGGCCGCATCGATGAATCCGCCGTCCAAAAAAACGAACTCATCATGAAAGAACTCGACCTGAGGGTCGAGGACCGTCCCGTCGTCGCCTGCGCGCTCGAGCGGAAAGACACGTGCGGCCACATGGCCTCTGCGATCTGCCTGCCTGACGGAACCCTGCTCACAGGGAAAACCACCCCGCTGATGTCTTCCCCCTGCGCGATGATTTTAAATGCCGTCAAACAGCTGGCCGGAATTGCGGACGATATGCTGTTGCTTTCGCCGCTTGTTTTGGAACCGATGCAGAAAATGAAACGCGAGATTTACGGTGAAAAGGCCTCTGCCCTGACGCTTGACGAGGTTGTAATCGCGCTCTCCATCTCCGCCGCGACAAATCCGATGGTTGATTATGCCTATAAAAAACTCACGGAATTAAGGGGCTGCGAAGCGCATTCCACATTCATCGTATCTGCAAATGACGAACGGGTTTTGAGAGGACTCGGCATCAACCATACCTGCGAACCCGTATACCGCAATAAAAACCTGTATTACACCTGATACCGACCTCTTGAAAGGTAGCGATCAATATGATGACAAGCCGTGAGATCATGCTGGCCACGCTGAATTTTGAAAAGCCCGAACGCGTGGCGCTGAACCTGTGGAATAACGGCAACCACACCTACGACGACACCTGCTGGATTCCGGTATTGCCCGATAAACAATACGACGGCAGCTGGAAAAAGCCCGAGGAATATTTTTCGAAATATCCGGGTTTAAAAAGTTTTCGGGGTGAGGTTCGTCTTGACGAATACGGCTCCTTATGGGGCCGCCTTCCGGGGGATTTCGGCTGCGGCGAAGTGCTTTACGGCGCAATCACTGATTGGGAACAGTTGAAAGATTATCAGATTCCCCATGTTTCCGATAAAGCGCGTTTTGCCGATGCGAAAGAAGGATTTATCAAAGATAAATTTTCGATGGGCGGAATTCCCGGTTTTCCGTTTGCCATCATGCGCTATATCCGCAAGATGGAGTATTTCCTCGAAGATCTGATCTTGGAGCGGGAAAATGTCATGACGCTCAACGAGATGGTCATGAAAGAACTGCTCGGCATGATCGACAACTACGGCGAACTCGGCGTCGATGCCATTTTTACCTGTGAGGACTGGGGTACTCAAGACCGTCTTCTCATCAGTCCGGCATTATGGCGCGAGGTATTCAAGCCGTCGCTCAAACGGATTTTCGACCGCATCCACGAACACGGCATGTATGCGATTATGCACTCCTGCGGCTATATTTGGGAAATATTGCCCGACCTCGTCGAAATCGGCGTGGACTGCATGCAGTTTGACGCACCGACTTTGATGGGCATGAAACGCGTCAGCGACTTGTTCGGCAAAAAGGTCACGATGTTTTCTCCGGTCGATATTCAAAAAATTCTGCCGATTCCCGACCCCGAAGTCACGCGCAGGAGCGTGAGAGAAATGATCGATCTGTTCTGCCCCAAAGGCGGCGGATTGATTTTAAAAGATTACGGAGATTATAAAACCATCCAAATCCCACCCGAGAACGTCGAAGCCATGCACGACGAATTTATTACCTACGGAGCGAATCTGGCGCGTTATTATAAATAATGCAGGGGCGGATATCATCCGCTCGCATAGATAACCGCTACTTCTCCACCGGATATCTTCTTCAATTTCAAAGGGCGGATGATATCCGCTCCTACAACAGGAGGTCTATTCATGGACAAAATCAATGTCGCCGTCATCGGACTCGGACGCAGCGGCCGCAACATTCACATCAAACAGCTGCTCACCGACAACCGCTACCAAATCGTCGCTGCCTGCGACTTGCTTGCCGACCGCAGGGAACGGGCCAAAGCCGAAGTAAACTGTGACGTTTACGCCGATTATCACGACCTGCTCAAACGCAATGATATCGACTTATACGTCAACGCCACACACAGCGACACCCATTATTCAATTACCAAGGAACTGCTTTCAGCGGGCAAGTCGGTCATCTCTGAAAAACCGGCCGCAAAAACGCCCGAGGAAGTTGAAGACCTGATTCAAACAGCCGAAAAGAGCGGGAGCAAGTTCTTCGCTTTTTATCAGCAGAGCCGCAACGCGCCTTATTTCGTCAAAGCCAAGGAGGTTGCCGACAGCGGTGTGCTCGGCCGCATTGTCTTTGTGCGCGTGGCGTTCGACGGATTCAGCCGCCGATGGGACTGGCAGACGGTACAGCGCAAAGTCGCGGGAAATCTTTATAACACCGGACCTCACCCGGTTGATCAGGCGCTCCGGTTTTTAAATTATGACGGAATGCCGCAGGTATTTTGCCATATGGACCGCGCCAACAGCTACGGCGATGCCGAGGACTTTGTCAAAATTCTGCTCAAAGCTCCGGAACACCCGCTTGTGGAAGTCGAAATATCTTCCTGCTCTGCCTACCCCGATGCCACCTATTCGATACAAGGAACCTGCGGCTCACTCAAGGGCACGATGAGCCACATCGACTGGAAGTATTTTGACCCAAGGACCGCACCCGGGCACGAACTCGTCATCACCCCGATGGTCGATGCGGACAATATGCCCGCTTACCCTGCCGAGACCCTCGACTGGATCGAAAAAAGCTGGGATGTCCCTGCGGAAGACGCAGATCTGTTTAACGCCATCAATTCGCGTTATTATAATCTGGTCTACGCCGCACTGACCGACGGCGCCGACTTTCCGATCAAGCCCGAACAGGCCATTCAACAATTGAAAATCATTCGGGAGTGCCACCGTCAAAACCCGTTCCCGGTCAAGTTTTAATATTTCCCCGACACGAAAGGATTTCATATGGAAAAACTGCCATTTAAAATCAATCTCAAAAATAAAATCGCGGTCGTGACCGGCGCAGGCGGTGTGCTCTGCTCCGGCTTTGCCAAAACGCTGGCCGCCTGCGGCGCAAAAGTCGCGGTGCTTGACCTTCGGCTCGAAGCGGCACAAAAAGTCGCCGACGAGATCACCGCGGACGGCGGAATTGCAATTGCGGTCTCTGCAAACGTGCTTGAAAAAGACTCGCTCGAAACCGCACGCAAAGATGTCACCGAAAAACTCGGCGTCTGCGACATTCTCATCAACGGCGCGGGCGGCAACAACCCCAAGGGCACGACCGACAACGAGACGCTCTCGCTTGCCGATCTCGACAATCCCAACATTCGCACTTTTTTTGACCTCGACCCGGACGGCGTTTCGTTTGTCTTCAATCTCAACTTCATCGGCACCCTGCTTCCGACGCAGGCGTTTGCCAAAGATATGGCCAAAAAGGGCGGCGGCATTATCCTGAACGTCTCTTCAATGAACGCTTTCCGGCCGTTAACCAAAATTCCGGCTTACAGCGCGGCAAAAGCGGCGGTTTCGAACTTCACGGCATGGCTCGCGGTGCATTTCGCGCCGGTCGGCATCCGTGTCAACGCCATCGCCCCGGGTTTCTTTGTCACGAACCAGAACTATAATCTCCTGTTCGATGCCGAGGGCAACCCCACGGCGCGTTCCAAAAAGATTCTGGCTCATACTCCGATGAACCGCTTCGGCGAACAGGAAGACCTTACCGGTACCTTGCTGTGGCTGTGCGATGATGCCGCTTCCGGCTTTGTCAACGGCATTGTCGTCCCGGTCGACGGCGGCTTTTCTGCCTACAGCGGAGTATAAAAAGCCTCGCTTCGCGATGCCCAATCCCAAAAACCCCCGGCGATTCGCTCGGGAAAAATCCCTTACATTATATTTTCCGGATTCTGCTGACGCGAATCTCGGATGCCATTTGCCTTAAGGTCCGTGCAGCGGCTCGCCAATCAGACAGGAGAATGATTTTGAGCATAAAACAAGATCAGGCAGCTGAATTTTTCAGCGGCGGTTTTAACTGTTCCCAATCCGTGTTGGCGGCTTTCTGCGAAAAGTACGGATTAGACCAAAAAACCGCTCTCAAAGCCGCCTGCGGACTGGGCGGCGGGTGCCGTTCCGGAGAAATCTGCGGAGCGGTTTCCGGCGCGGTAATCACAATCGGCTTGAAATACGGTCATTGTCAGCCCGGAGATGCGGAGTCAAAAGCCAATTGCTACGCAAAGACCGCAGAATTTCTGAATGCCTTTAAAGCCCAAAACGGGAGTATTATCTGCCGGGAAATTCTGGGCTGCGATATTTCGACCGCAGGGGGCATGGAGCAGGCTAAAAGCAAAAATCTTTTTAAAACAACCTGCGTCGGTATGGTCAGGAGCGCCGCATCCATCCTCGATGAACTGAGTTATTAACAATGCCGGTGAAATTATAAAAACCAAGAGGGTTCTCTTTTTGAGAGCCCTCTTCCCGTTTAACTTAACTATTGATATTTATTCGATTAATAAACTATATATCTTATGTAAATACTCTTTCCCCCGGAACACAAAAACCGTCGTCTTACCGGTAAACCGAAACCCATGCCGTTCTGCCAATTTGACTGATCCGAGGTTGTCGGGGTAGATACCGGCATCAATCCGCTTTAGGTTCATCCCGGTTTTGGCGAAAGATAAAATCACCTTCATTGCCTCCGACATATAGCCCTTTCCCCAAAACTCCGGCTGCAAATCATAACCGACTTCAGCACAGCTGTTTTCCCGGTTCCAGTTGTGAAATCCGCAGGTGCCGATTTTTTCACC from Oscillospiraceae bacterium encodes:
- a CDS encoding insulinase family protein, with product MPEIKPEQIADAVSFTAIDNNFFKTVRISVNFVLPLSKATAAPNAVLPFILCRGKDFTATKRRLENLFGAQLNPRVQKVADRQVLSIDLELVKSEYAKKDLLPEAAELLCELITDPPASRGAFLKKDTEAEKQNVCGLILAEQNDKRTLAVKRCTAIMFDGEPYGLDKYGELDQFTALDGKTLYKAWQNMLKTAVVEIIFIGTAGAEEVKKIFVKYLGGKREPVSFGAVQKPNPCEEYGEVEERMNITQAKLIMGYRTTDILPGDLRAFEVMRSLFGGSTTSKLFSNVREKLSLCYYCSASYNKFLGLLMVDSGVLEENVRKARESIDAQLKAIGDGDFTDADIEGAKLYLQNIYRSTEGSLQQLSAYWLSEILAGTMRSPNGAADSFDAVTRDQVIAAAKSCWLDTVYLLAGQKEKTE
- a CDS encoding pitrilysin family protein gives rise to the protein MIYQSKILNETTEILSHHSGLTVILCQKPGAVSNYAGFCAKYGSIDTRFKLKTDDSYTEIVDGVAHFLEHKLFESEQGDAFTLFAKTGASANAATSFDKTNYYFTTTRNFYEALKILLDFVTHPYFTDQTIAKEQGIIGQEIKMYDDMPGWRVYFNFLGALYHNSAVKIDIGGSIESISKITPVLLNKIYSSFYSLRNMALVVAGDFEREKVLSLCDERLSYAPEIEIVRNEKPEPPELVKNFVNQQLEVVMPLFQCGYKLRKPTAKEEPVYFAAGESLCELAIGEGSALYRELYDSGLINSNFGGGLDDSRGHCCLIFGGESPAPETVAEKIKAAFTDLSKGISDEDFSRIKSKLCGRILNSYNTPIGAGRIANEAFFSGVAPFAHAEAYFGLKKSDLESMLANEIDNGCFALSTVTGFEKQ
- a CDS encoding prolipoprotein diacylglyceryl transferase yields the protein MSEYWYSFPNLGITFNMNPVAFTLGSFDIKWSLIFAVIAVMIGFYLYFKAVSKQKLEKKPTAFITAVTVFFALVGARLVFIIPANLAAMDQMYYESGNYPDSGFYNTFFKMIAFFDGTYGGMNLFGGLIFGLIALAIICKMLKSPLPKYLDSIVYALPASIAVYSLGYITDQTSFGRHTNSLLAVNSAVIEKWVDVMRLNDIARGGAAIGPNVKWIVGNPVAPTPVYEILGCIAVILIVYLISKYMLFIGEKFLWSLGLYSLVRAFTENTRIDAALFWNMRINVMFSVIAVLVCAILITVIRWQVREGKLNHISLYVDPRKNNGFENDTFVQKVYKHEVDAAPDETVAEGPGEADTVSGDTGNSTLGEADSLSRQPSPEPETPEGKGQVWTADDPGGNDEKSETDSK
- the folD gene encoding bifunctional methylenetetrahydrofolate dehydrogenase/methenyltetrahydrofolate cyclohydrolase FolD, translated to MAILIDGKALAAKVKDEVAEDAALLRERGIVPCLTVILVGEDSGSQIYVRNKKKACEENGIASRSFELPENTSESRILELVSELNADPTVDGILIQQPLPKHLDPVRLMESVDPKKDVDCLTYDSCGRLMSGRPYFLPCTPAGIMRMLLEYNISVSGKNCVVVGRSGIVGRPMAMMLLWQNGTVTVCHSKTKDLAAECRRADILIVATGKRDLVTADMVKDGCVVIDVGMNRDENGKLHGDVDFVNVEKKAYAITPVPGGVGPMTIAMLLKNTISAAKMRSEQKKQ
- a CDS encoding DUF1846 domain-containing protein, giving the protein MRELGFDNNAYIKIQTEQILKRISEFDNKLYLEFGGKLFDDYHASRVLPGFEIDSKIRILQGLRDRCEIIIVINAGDIEKTKTRSDIGITYDMDVLRLIDNLRRLELPVTAVVIAQYCGQPSADIFRNKLEQRGERTVIHRPIQGYPTDVDLVVSDSGYGANPYIETTMPLVVVTAPGPGSGKMATCLSQLYHEHCCNVRAGYAKYETFPIWNLPLKHPINLAYEAATADLNDVNMIDPFHLEAYGKTAVNYNRDIEIFPIVKTILNRIMGRDLYKSPTDMGVNMAGFCISDDKVCREAAKQEVIRRYFKSSCDCKQGRIDESAVQKNELIMKELDLRVEDRPVVACALERKDTCGHMASAICLPDGTLLTGKTTPLMSSPCAMILNAVKQLAGIADDMLLLSPLVLEPMQKMKREIYGEKASALTLDEVVIALSISAATNPMVDYAYKKLTELRGCEAHSTFIVSANDERVLRGLGINHTCEPVYRNKNLYYT
- a CDS encoding uroporphyrinogen decarboxylase family protein, which gives rise to MMTSREIMLATLNFEKPERVALNLWNNGNHTYDDTCWIPVLPDKQYDGSWKKPEEYFSKYPGLKSFRGEVRLDEYGSLWGRLPGDFGCGEVLYGAITDWEQLKDYQIPHVSDKARFADAKEGFIKDKFSMGGIPGFPFAIMRYIRKMEYFLEDLILERENVMTLNEMVMKELLGMIDNYGELGVDAIFTCEDWGTQDRLLISPALWREVFKPSLKRIFDRIHEHGMYAIMHSCGYIWEILPDLVEIGVDCMQFDAPTLMGMKRVSDLFGKKVTMFSPVDIQKILPIPDPEVTRRSVREMIDLFCPKGGGLILKDYGDYKTIQIPPENVEAMHDEFITYGANLARYYK
- a CDS encoding Gfo/Idh/MocA family oxidoreductase; the encoded protein is MDKINVAVIGLGRSGRNIHIKQLLTDNRYQIVAACDLLADRRERAKAEVNCDVYADYHDLLKRNDIDLYVNATHSDTHYSITKELLSAGKSVISEKPAAKTPEEVEDLIQTAEKSGSKFFAFYQQSRNAPYFVKAKEVADSGVLGRIVFVRVAFDGFSRRWDWQTVQRKVAGNLYNTGPHPVDQALRFLNYDGMPQVFCHMDRANSYGDAEDFVKILLKAPEHPLVEVEISSCSAYPDATYSIQGTCGSLKGTMSHIDWKYFDPRTAPGHELVITPMVDADNMPAYPAETLDWIEKSWDVPAEDADLFNAINSRYYNLVYAALTDGADFPIKPEQAIQQLKIIRECHRQNPFPVKF